One Paraburkholderia sp. IMGN_8 DNA window includes the following coding sequences:
- a CDS encoding class 1 fructose-bisphosphatase gives MALQRRTTLTKYLIEQQRETNNLPADLRLLIEVVARACKAISYHVSKGALGDALGTAGSENVQGEVQKKLDILSNEILLEANEWGGNLAGMASEEMEQFFPIPANYPKGEYLLVFDPLDGSSNIDVNVSIGTIFSVLRCPDGQQPTEQSFLQPGTQQVAAGYAVYGPQTVLVLTTGNGVNCFTLDRELGSWVLTQSDMRIPVETREYAINASNARHWYEPVQQYVGELNAGKDGPRQSDFNMRWVASMVADVHRILNRGGVFMYPADKRTPDKPGKLRLMYEANPMAFIVEQAGGAATNGEKRILDIIPKSLHERVAVFLGSKNEVDRVTRYHLEAKK, from the coding sequence ATGGCTTTGCAACGTCGTACCACTCTCACGAAGTACCTGATCGAGCAGCAGCGCGAGACCAACAACCTGCCGGCCGACCTGCGCCTTTTGATCGAAGTCGTTGCGCGCGCGTGCAAGGCGATCAGCTACCACGTCAGCAAGGGCGCGCTGGGCGATGCGCTCGGCACGGCGGGCAGCGAGAATGTCCAGGGCGAAGTGCAGAAGAAGCTCGACATCCTGTCGAACGAAATCCTGCTCGAAGCGAATGAATGGGGCGGCAACCTGGCCGGCATGGCATCGGAGGAAATGGAACAGTTCTTCCCGATCCCAGCCAACTACCCGAAGGGCGAATACCTGCTTGTGTTCGATCCGCTCGACGGCTCGTCGAACATCGACGTCAATGTATCGATCGGCACGATCTTCTCGGTGCTGCGCTGCCCGGACGGCCAGCAGCCCACCGAACAGTCGTTCCTGCAACCGGGCACGCAGCAAGTGGCGGCCGGTTATGCGGTGTACGGTCCGCAAACCGTGCTGGTGCTGACCACCGGCAACGGCGTGAACTGCTTCACGCTCGACCGCGAGCTCGGCTCGTGGGTGCTTACGCAAAGCGACATGCGTATTCCGGTGGAAACGCGTGAATATGCGATCAACGCGTCGAACGCGCGCCACTGGTACGAACCGGTCCAGCAATACGTCGGCGAACTGAACGCCGGCAAGGACGGTCCGCGCCAAAGCGACTTCAACATGCGCTGGGTCGCGTCGATGGTGGCCGACGTGCACCGTATCCTGAATCGCGGCGGCGTCTTCATGTACCCGGCCGACAAGCGCACGCCGGACAAGCCGGGCAAGCTGCGCCTGATGTACGAGGCAAACCCGATGGCGTTCATCGTCGAGCAGGCGGGCGGTGCGGCTACCAATGGCGAGAAGCGCATTCTGGACATTATCCCGAAAAGCCTGCACGAACGTGTGGCCGTGTTCCTCGGCTCGAAGAACGAAGTCGACCGCGTCACGCGCTACCACCTCGAAGCAAAAAAGTGA
- a CDS encoding HigA family addiction module antitoxin, whose protein sequence is MVIKRSDLESIDFSDIDTGERIPEIHPGEILRCEFLEPLGMSVNALALALRVPAPRINDIVRGKRAISADTALRLERYFGASAQFWLNLQIGYDLRVATAAAGEQIEREIEPMPKANRPKMPKITPEHARAAALAASLTGHVTAIKARRKA, encoded by the coding sequence ATGGTCATCAAACGCTCCGATCTGGAGAGCATCGATTTCTCCGACATCGACACCGGCGAACGCATCCCGGAAATCCATCCGGGCGAGATTCTGCGCTGCGAGTTCCTTGAACCGCTCGGCATGTCCGTCAATGCGCTCGCGCTTGCGCTGCGCGTACCGGCGCCGCGCATCAACGACATCGTGCGCGGCAAGCGTGCCATCTCGGCCGATACCGCGCTGCGACTCGAGCGTTACTTCGGCGCGAGCGCGCAGTTCTGGCTGAACCTGCAGATCGGCTACGACCTGCGCGTCGCCACCGCGGCGGCCGGCGAGCAGATCGAACGCGAGATCGAGCCGATGCCGAAGGCGAACCGGCCGAAAATGCCGAAAATCACGCCCGAGCATGCCCGTGCAGCAGCGCTCGCCGCCAGCCTCACCGGCCATGTCACGGCCATCAAGGCACGCCGCAAAGCCTGA
- a CDS encoding chorismate mutase: protein MNRSHRFGTSCALALFTALALAPAPAVADGDDTALTNLIALASQRLALAEPVARWKWANHQAITDTPRENALLADVEKRAVAANVDPAFAHAFFQDQIDASKDVQNALFDSWRSTRPPEGPAPDLASSTRPQLDRLTQSLVAGLARVQPLRAAPDCPSRVAQSLANWKSLTRYDSTRSSALTRALGHVCETGGVGATG, encoded by the coding sequence ATGAATCGTTCGCATCGCTTTGGCACGTCATGCGCGCTCGCGTTATTCACCGCGCTTGCGCTCGCGCCTGCCCCCGCCGTCGCGGACGGCGACGACACCGCGCTCACCAATCTGATCGCGCTGGCTTCGCAACGTCTGGCGCTGGCAGAACCCGTTGCGCGCTGGAAGTGGGCGAACCATCAGGCGATCACCGATACGCCGCGCGAAAACGCGTTGCTCGCCGACGTCGAGAAGCGCGCCGTTGCGGCGAACGTCGATCCGGCGTTTGCTCATGCCTTCTTCCAGGATCAGATCGACGCGAGCAAGGACGTGCAGAACGCGCTGTTTGACAGCTGGCGCAGCACGCGGCCGCCGGAAGGGCCGGCGCCCGACCTCGCGAGCAGCACGAGGCCGCAACTGGACCGGCTGACGCAGTCGCTGGTGGCTGGGCTCGCGCGCGTACAACCGCTGCGCGCGGCGCCGGATTGTCCGTCACGCGTGGCGCAATCGCTTGCTAACTGGAAATCGTTGACCCGTTACGACTCGACCCGCTCGAGCGCACTGACGCGCGCACTTGGCCATGTTTGCGAAACCGGAGGGGTCGGCGCGACCGGCTAA
- a CDS encoding beta-ketoacyl synthase chain length factor, whose translation MPDLHWTIPVARWSSWPAAASAAPDIGFIEPIVRRRLSTLSRIALKVAHDCVAQDDVRVVFASRHGELRRTTDILRSISAGEPVSPTAFSLSVLNAMTGVFGIARGDRSAASAISAGAETLGYALLEAYAQYATQPASPVLLVYADEPADPRYGTIEDEVQGGAIAILLNKETAVGQLVCTLSGADAAASGSGSAQANPAEAGAETDADERFATQSQALQHCLDTRKSAAWQGTGVTWHWSWHDCAA comes from the coding sequence ATGCCCGATCTGCACTGGACCATTCCGGTCGCTCGCTGGTCTAGCTGGCCTGCTGCCGCATCTGCCGCACCCGATATCGGCTTCATCGAGCCGATCGTGCGGCGTCGCCTGAGCACTTTGTCCAGGATCGCCCTGAAGGTGGCGCATGATTGCGTGGCGCAAGATGACGTGCGGGTCGTGTTCGCCTCGCGCCACGGCGAATTGCGGCGCACCACCGACATATTGCGCTCCATCAGCGCGGGCGAGCCGGTGTCGCCGACCGCTTTCAGTCTGTCCGTGCTGAACGCGATGACCGGCGTGTTCGGCATTGCGCGCGGCGATCGCTCCGCCGCAAGTGCAATCTCCGCTGGCGCCGAAACGCTCGGCTATGCGCTGCTCGAAGCGTACGCACAATATGCGACGCAGCCTGCATCGCCGGTGCTGCTGGTGTACGCCGACGAACCGGCCGATCCCAGGTACGGCACCATTGAAGATGAAGTGCAGGGTGGTGCGATCGCGATCCTGCTGAACAAGGAAACGGCGGTGGGGCAACTCGTCTGCACGCTGTCCGGCGCGGATGCGGCGGCATCTGGCTCTGGATCTGCGCAAGCAAACCCGGCGGAAGCAGGTGCAGAAACAGACGCGGACGAGCGGTTTGCGACCCAGAGCCAGGCGCTGCAACACTGTCTCGACACTCGCAAATCCGCTGCGTGGCAAGGCACAGGCGTCACATGGCATTGGAGCTGGCATGACTGCGCGGCTTGA
- a CDS encoding aldo/keto reductase: MTMNRYNLLGRSGLRVSPIALGTMTFGTEWGWGAEEKSAQRLFDLYLDAGGNFVDTADLYTEGTSEKWLGKFVAARGLRDRLVIATKYGYNAETGNPNAGGNHRKNLLRALDGSLKRLGTDYIDLYYLHTWDRVTPVDEVMRAMDDAVRAGKIRYVGLSDTPAWFAGRAQTLADWRGFEPVAAMQLEYSMIERNAENEFADLAANLGMGLVPWSPLGMGVLSGKYRPSQSGASASVSGSGRLASVASAPPPGFDKLTERNFQIVAELEAVANLAGRPMAQVALNWLHQKRGVSSIIVGATKPEQLQESLGSLDFTLAPELIARLDAVSEPARPFPYYMFADGHQARIHGQVEVSDKSAAYSAPVKIPAPRA, from the coding sequence ATGACGATGAACCGCTATAACCTGCTCGGCCGCTCGGGTCTGCGCGTGAGCCCGATCGCACTCGGCACGATGACCTTCGGCACCGAATGGGGCTGGGGTGCCGAGGAAAAATCGGCTCAACGTCTCTTCGATCTGTACCTGGATGCCGGCGGCAACTTTGTCGATACCGCCGACCTGTACACCGAAGGCACCAGCGAAAAATGGCTAGGCAAATTCGTTGCGGCGCGCGGCCTGCGCGACCGTTTGGTGATCGCGACCAAATACGGCTACAACGCCGAGACCGGCAATCCGAACGCGGGCGGCAACCACCGCAAGAATCTGCTGCGCGCGCTCGACGGCTCGCTCAAGCGTCTCGGTACCGACTACATCGACTTGTACTATCTGCACACGTGGGACCGCGTGACGCCGGTAGACGAAGTGATGCGCGCCATGGACGACGCAGTGCGCGCCGGCAAGATCCGCTATGTCGGTCTGTCGGATACGCCAGCGTGGTTCGCCGGGCGCGCGCAGACCCTCGCCGACTGGCGCGGCTTCGAGCCGGTCGCGGCGATGCAGCTCGAATACTCGATGATCGAGCGTAACGCGGAAAACGAGTTCGCCGATCTCGCCGCCAATCTGGGTATGGGGCTCGTGCCGTGGAGTCCGCTCGGCATGGGTGTGCTGTCAGGGAAATATCGGCCTTCACAAAGCGGCGCTTCTGCCAGCGTCTCAGGCAGTGGACGGCTGGCGAGCGTGGCAAGCGCGCCGCCGCCGGGCTTCGACAAACTGACCGAGCGCAACTTTCAGATCGTCGCGGAACTGGAGGCCGTCGCGAACCTGGCAGGCAGGCCGATGGCACAGGTCGCGCTCAACTGGCTGCATCAGAAGCGCGGCGTGTCGAGCATCATCGTCGGCGCGACCAAGCCGGAGCAATTGCAGGAGTCGCTCGGCTCGCTCGACTTCACGCTCGCGCCGGAACTGATCGCCCGGCTCGACGCGGTATCGGAACCGGCCCGCCCCTTCCCGTATTACATGTTCGCCGACGGCCACCAGGCGCGAATTCACGGCCAAGTCGAAGTCAGCGACAAATCGGCGGCCTACTCCGCGCCGGTGAAGATTCCCGCCCCTCGCGCATAA
- a CDS encoding DUF4136 domain-containing protein — translation MNIDRWTRRATLLLATLTVLLSGCTTYVTTQVTAFSDWSGNDATRTYAFTRAADQKNNLELSTYERIVANELAPYAFRLVDASQARYLVGLSYGIRSDMVTVAEPVYYNPWPAPYWGRPFDPWGPWGPYPAGYVNQSYPIYTHLLGVRITERTTGKEVYNVTARNSGGESSLVRAMPYLARSALADFPLGNGVVHTVKIPLDKDGGASNEVAGTGAAPAAAPASGAKVVQ, via the coding sequence ATGAACATCGATCGATGGACCCGCCGCGCCACGCTGCTGCTAGCGACGCTGACGGTGCTGCTGTCCGGCTGCACGACCTACGTGACCACCCAGGTCACGGCCTTCTCCGACTGGAGCGGCAACGACGCCACGCGGACCTATGCGTTCACCCGGGCGGCGGATCAAAAGAACAACCTCGAACTCTCCACCTACGAGCGCATTGTCGCCAATGAACTCGCGCCGTATGCGTTCCGTCTGGTCGACGCATCGCAGGCGCGTTATCTGGTTGGGCTGTCGTATGGCATTCGCTCGGACATGGTGACGGTGGCCGAGCCGGTCTACTACAACCCTTGGCCGGCGCCTTATTGGGGCCGGCCGTTCGACCCGTGGGGACCGTGGGGGCCGTACCCGGCCGGGTACGTGAATCAGAGCTACCCGATCTATACGCATCTGCTCGGCGTGCGGATCACCGAGCGTACAACCGGCAAGGAGGTCTATAACGTGACCGCGCGCAACTCCGGCGGCGAATCGTCGTTGGTGCGGGCCATGCCTTATCTGGCGCGCAGTGCGCTGGCCGACTTCCCGCTCGGCAACGGCGTCGTGCACACGGTGAAGATTCCGCTGGACAAGGACGGCGGGGCATCGAACGAGGTTGCCGGAACGGGCGCCGCGCCTGCCGCAGCGCCGGCGTCAGGCGCGAAGGTCGTGCAGTAA
- a CDS encoding TMEM165/GDT1 family protein translates to MDHAFLISTGAVALAEIGDKTQLLSLVLAARYRKPLPIILGVLAATLVNHACAGALGAWLGSLLTPTIMRWALAASFIAMGLWILVPDKLDDEEANTSRTHFGVFGATVVTFFLAEMGDKTQIATVALAARFHDFFGVVAGTTLGMMIANVPAILLGDRFAHKLPTKLVHGIAAVMFVILGTMALFGVGV, encoded by the coding sequence GTGGATCACGCTTTTCTCATTTCGACCGGAGCGGTCGCGCTCGCCGAAATCGGCGACAAGACGCAATTGCTCTCGCTCGTCCTTGCCGCCCGTTATCGCAAGCCGCTGCCGATCATTCTCGGCGTGCTGGCCGCCACCCTCGTCAATCATGCCTGCGCCGGCGCCCTCGGCGCGTGGCTCGGCTCGCTTCTCACGCCAACCATCATGCGCTGGGCGCTGGCTGCGTCATTCATCGCGATGGGCCTGTGGATTCTGGTGCCCGACAAACTCGACGACGAAGAAGCCAACACCAGCCGCACGCACTTCGGCGTGTTCGGCGCGACCGTGGTGACTTTCTTTCTCGCGGAAATGGGCGACAAGACGCAGATCGCGACCGTCGCGCTCGCGGCGCGCTTTCACGATTTCTTCGGCGTGGTGGCGGGCACGACGCTCGGCATGATGATCGCCAACGTGCCGGCAATCCTGCTCGGCGACCGCTTCGCCCATAAGCTGCCGACCAAGCTCGTGCATGGCATCGCCGCCGTGATGTTCGTGATTCTGGGGACGATGGCGTTGTTCGGTGTCGGCGTTTAA
- a CDS encoding phosphopantetheine-binding protein has product MDSLKLEIKQLLIEALDLEDLSPADIDDDAPLFDTDGIGLDSIDALEIGIVLRKQYQLTIAANDERTREYFRSISTLAALVASQRAAAHAVSETTKKGE; this is encoded by the coding sequence ATGGATTCTTTAAAACTGGAAATTAAACAGCTTCTGATCGAAGCGCTCGATCTGGAAGACCTGAGCCCCGCCGATATCGACGACGACGCCCCGTTGTTCGATACGGACGGCATCGGTCTCGACTCGATCGACGCGCTCGAAATCGGCATCGTGCTGCGCAAACAATACCAACTGACCATCGCAGCGAACGATGAACGCACGCGCGAATACTTCCGTTCGATCAGTACACTGGCCGCGCTGGTCGCCAGTCAGCGCGCAGCGGCGCACGCTGTGAGCGAAACCACAAAGAAGGGGGAATAA
- a CDS encoding 1-acyl-sn-glycerol-3-phosphate acyltransferase — MTARLDYGWRFCATGMAFVVFGICGVLFSVLVFPFAWLWPHRVSRQRAVTSVIHWFFRALVAVLQRIGVMEFEVSGAQVLRAAGPAIVVANHPTYLDVMVLLSLTPRACCVVKNAHWSNPCFWGIVRSAEYVSNADPSALVEAGARQLEAGYTMIIFPEGTRSPAPNRLHAFSRGFAHMALKAGAPIVPVLMDCDPPAFTKQMRWYDVPARAFRMRVNVLEPLGVEQLAAHDTSPSLAARSVTSAIEAHITQHLFDYGFFKTGN; from the coding sequence ATGACTGCGCGGCTTGATTATGGCTGGCGGTTCTGCGCGACAGGCATGGCGTTCGTGGTGTTTGGCATCTGCGGCGTGCTGTTCTCGGTGCTGGTGTTCCCGTTCGCGTGGCTATGGCCGCATCGGGTGTCGCGTCAGCGTGCGGTGACGAGCGTGATCCATTGGTTTTTCCGCGCGCTGGTCGCGGTGTTGCAGCGTATCGGCGTGATGGAGTTCGAGGTGTCGGGTGCACAGGTGTTGCGCGCGGCCGGGCCGGCGATCGTCGTCGCCAATCATCCGACTTATCTCGACGTGATGGTGCTGCTGTCGTTGACGCCGCGTGCCTGTTGCGTGGTGAAAAACGCGCATTGGAGCAACCCGTGTTTCTGGGGGATCGTGCGCTCGGCTGAATATGTGAGCAACGCCGATCCGTCGGCGCTCGTCGAAGCCGGCGCGCGGCAGCTTGAGGCAGGCTATACGATGATCATTTTTCCCGAAGGCACGCGCAGCCCCGCGCCGAACCGGCTGCACGCGTTTTCACGCGGTTTCGCGCATATGGCGCTGAAAGCCGGCGCGCCGATCGTGCCGGTGCTGATGGATTGCGATCCGCCGGCGTTCACCAAGCAGATGCGCTGGTACGACGTGCCGGCGCGTGCTTTCCGGATGCGCGTGAACGTGCTCGAGCCGCTTGGCGTCGAGCAGCTTGCGGCCCACGACACTTCACCGTCTCTCGCGGCGCGCAGCGTGACGAGCGCCATCGAAGCACACATTACTCAGCACCTGTTCGATTATGGATTCTTTAAAACTGGAAATTAA
- the pepN gene encoding aminopeptidase N, translating into MADTATPNVIRRADYAPPAFLIDTVALEFDLVPERTVVKNTMRVRRNPDAPRAAHFELMGEQLEFVSAAIDGTPFTSTHAHEHGLILDNVPDAFELTLTSICNPAENTTLSGLYVSGGNFFTQCEAEGFRRITYFLDRPDVMATFTVTLRANKTDYPVLLSNGNLLEEGDLPDGRHFARWEDPFRKPSYLFALVAGKLVALEERVKSGSGKDKLLQVWVEPHDLDKTRHAMDSLTHSIRWDEERFGLELDLDRFMIVAVSDFNMGAMENKGLNIFNTKYVLANPETATDTDFANIEAVVGHEYFHNWTGNRVTCRDWFQLSLKEGLTVFRDQEFSADMAGGATDEAARATKRIEDVRVLRQMQFAEDAGPMAHPVRPESYVEINNFYTMTVYEKGSEVVRMYQTLFGRDGFRKGMDLYFKRHDGQAVTCDDFRHALADANGRDLAQFERWYSQAGTPRVSVRTRYDAAQQRYSVTLTQGYGEAAPAARETQKGPLLIPFAIGLIGKDGADLPLQMEGEAQAGPSTTRVLEFTQTEQTFTFVNVAQEPLPSLLRNFSAPVIVEYDYSVDQLAFLLAHDSDPFNRWEAGQRLATRELLALAGRAAAGAPLQLDDSVVAAFARVLTDETLSPAFRELALMLPSEAYLAEQMAESNPAAVHAARQFVRKRLANALKKDWLTVYEQHGTPGEYEATPTASGHRVLKNLALSYLAELDDPAEAVRLASAQYAVANNMTDRSAALSSLLNASAANGGSVEAQQALDDFYRRFEKEPLVIDKWFALQATQRGSPQRPVIDVVRKLMAHPAFNLKNPNRARSLIFSFCAANPAQFHAEDGSGYAFWADQVIALDALNPQVAARLARSLELWRRFTPTLRDGMRAALEKVASQVKSRDVREIVEKALA; encoded by the coding sequence ATGGCCGATACCGCAACGCCCAATGTGATCCGCCGCGCCGATTACGCGCCGCCCGCCTTCCTGATCGACACCGTCGCACTGGAGTTCGATCTGGTCCCCGAACGCACCGTCGTCAAGAACACGATGCGCGTGCGCCGCAATCCGGACGCCCCCCGCGCCGCGCATTTCGAATTGATGGGCGAACAACTCGAGTTCGTCAGCGCCGCGATCGACGGTACGCCCTTTACCAGTACGCATGCGCACGAGCACGGTTTGATCCTCGACAACGTGCCCGACGCTTTCGAACTGACGCTCACTAGCATTTGCAATCCGGCGGAGAACACCACGCTGTCGGGCCTGTATGTGTCGGGCGGCAACTTCTTCACGCAGTGCGAGGCCGAGGGCTTTCGCCGCATTACCTATTTCCTCGACCGCCCGGACGTCATGGCGACCTTCACGGTCACGCTGCGCGCCAACAAGACCGACTATCCGGTGCTGCTGTCGAACGGCAATCTGCTCGAAGAAGGCGATCTGCCGGACGGCCGCCATTTCGCCCGCTGGGAAGATCCGTTCAGGAAGCCGAGCTACCTGTTCGCCTTGGTCGCGGGCAAGCTGGTCGCGCTCGAAGAACGCGTGAAGAGCGGCTCGGGCAAGGACAAGCTGTTACAAGTATGGGTCGAACCGCACGACCTGGACAAGACCCGTCACGCGATGGATTCGTTGACCCACTCGATCCGCTGGGACGAGGAGCGCTTCGGGCTCGAACTCGATCTGGACCGCTTCATGATCGTCGCGGTGAGCGACTTCAACATGGGCGCGATGGAAAACAAAGGGCTCAACATCTTCAACACGAAGTACGTGCTGGCGAATCCTGAAACGGCAACGGACACCGACTTCGCGAACATCGAGGCAGTGGTCGGCCATGAATACTTCCACAACTGGACCGGCAACCGCGTGACCTGCCGCGACTGGTTCCAGTTGAGCCTGAAAGAAGGCCTGACGGTGTTCCGCGATCAGGAATTCTCGGCCGACATGGCCGGCGGTGCGACGGATGAAGCCGCGCGCGCCACCAAACGCATCGAGGACGTGCGCGTGCTGCGCCAGATGCAGTTCGCCGAAGATGCCGGTCCGATGGCGCATCCGGTACGCCCGGAAAGCTACGTCGAGATCAACAACTTCTACACGATGACGGTCTACGAGAAAGGCTCGGAAGTCGTGCGGATGTATCAGACGCTGTTCGGCCGCGACGGTTTTCGCAAGGGCATGGACCTGTACTTCAAGCGCCACGACGGGCAGGCCGTGACCTGCGACGATTTCCGTCACGCGCTTGCCGATGCGAATGGCCGCGATCTCGCGCAATTCGAGCGCTGGTACAGCCAGGCCGGCACGCCACGCGTGTCCGTTCGGACCAGGTACGACGCCGCGCAGCAACGCTACAGCGTGACGCTCACGCAAGGTTATGGCGAGGCCGCGCCGGCCGCGCGCGAAACGCAAAAAGGACCGCTGCTGATCCCGTTCGCGATTGGCCTGATCGGCAAGGATGGCGCGGATCTGCCGCTGCAAATGGAAGGTGAAGCCCAAGCCGGCCCCTCCACCACGCGGGTGCTCGAATTCACGCAGACCGAACAGACCTTCACGTTCGTCAACGTCGCGCAAGAACCGCTACCCTCGTTGCTGCGCAATTTCTCGGCGCCGGTGATCGTCGAGTACGACTATTCGGTCGACCAGTTGGCGTTCCTGCTCGCGCATGACAGTGATCCATTCAACCGTTGGGAAGCCGGTCAACGGCTCGCCACGCGCGAATTGCTGGCGCTGGCCGGGCGCGCGGCGGCCGGCGCGCCGCTGCAACTCGACGATTCGGTGGTCGCCGCGTTCGCCCGCGTACTGACCGACGAGACGCTCTCGCCGGCGTTCCGCGAATTGGCGCTGATGCTGCCGTCGGAAGCGTATCTGGCCGAACAGATGGCCGAATCGAATCCGGCGGCGGTTCACGCGGCACGCCAGTTCGTGCGCAAGCGTCTCGCGAACGCGCTGAAGAAAGACTGGCTGACGGTGTACGAGCAACATGGCACGCCGGGCGAATACGAGGCGACGCCTACCGCTTCAGGTCACCGCGTGTTGAAGAATCTCGCGCTGTCGTATCTCGCGGAACTGGACGATCCGGCAGAAGCCGTGCGCCTCGCGTCCGCGCAGTACGCCGTGGCCAACAACATGACCGACCGCTCGGCGGCGTTGTCGTCACTGCTCAATGCGTCGGCGGCCAACGGCGGCAGCGTGGAGGCGCAGCAGGCGCTGGACGACTTCTACCGGCGCTTCGAAAAGGAGCCGCTCGTCATCGACAAGTGGTTCGCTTTGCAAGCAACACAACGCGGCAGCCCGCAGCGGCCGGTGATCGACGTCGTGCGCAAGCTGATGGCGCATCCGGCGTTCAACCTGAAGAACCCGAATCGCGCGCGCTCGCTGATTTTCAGCTTCTGCGCGGCGAATCCGGCGCAGTTCCATGCTGAAGATGGCTCGGGCTACGCGTTCTGGGCAGACCAGGTGATCGCGCTCGACGCACTCAATCCACAAGTGGCCGCCCGCCTCGCCCGCTCGCTGGAATTGTGGCGCCGCTTTACGCCGACGCTGCGCGACGGCATGCGCGCGGCGTTGGAAAAAGTCGCTTCGCAGGTGAAGTCGCGCGACGTGCGGGAGATTGTGGAGAAGGCGTTGGCGTGA
- a CDS encoding LysR family transcriptional regulator — protein sequence MDPAQLPALMAFASVARHGSFTHAAGETGVTASALSQTIRALETQLNVRLFNRTTRRVALTEAGAQFLADVEPALAALEAAFEALDETRDQPAGTLRINLPRVASELLVLPHLAEFTRRYPQIRLDMTLDDGFADVVGEGFDAGIRLGERVAQDMVAVSLGGEIRIVVAGSPAYFERYTPPATPADLAAHDCLRYRFSTSGGIYRWEFAPPDDPARVFEVETHGSFVTNDLRTMVQAAEQGVGLLHVIDDYIREQLEDGRLVRVLGGWCPSFPGFYLYTASRAQMPLKLRALIDFLKEKRGAG from the coding sequence ATGGATCCTGCTCAGTTGCCGGCGCTGATGGCGTTCGCCTCTGTGGCGCGTCACGGCAGCTTTACGCATGCGGCCGGCGAAACCGGTGTGACGGCGTCCGCGCTGTCGCAAACCATCCGCGCGCTCGAGACGCAGCTGAACGTGCGTCTGTTCAACCGGACCACCCGGCGTGTGGCGCTGACCGAGGCCGGCGCGCAGTTCCTCGCGGACGTGGAACCTGCGCTGGCCGCGCTTGAGGCCGCTTTCGAAGCGCTCGACGAAACCCGTGACCAGCCCGCCGGAACGCTGCGCATCAATCTGCCGAGGGTCGCGAGCGAGTTGCTGGTGCTGCCGCATCTGGCTGAATTCACACGCCGCTATCCGCAGATCCGCCTGGACATGACGCTCGACGACGGGTTTGCCGACGTGGTCGGCGAAGGCTTCGACGCGGGCATCCGGCTCGGCGAGCGGGTGGCGCAAGACATGGTGGCGGTGTCGCTGGGCGGCGAGATTCGCATTGTCGTGGCAGGCTCGCCGGCTTATTTCGAACGCTACACGCCGCCCGCAACGCCCGCCGATCTCGCCGCTCACGATTGCCTGCGCTATCGCTTCTCGACCAGTGGCGGTATCTATCGATGGGAGTTTGCGCCGCCTGACGACCCGGCGCGCGTGTTCGAAGTCGAGACGCACGGCAGTTTCGTGACGAACGATCTGCGCACGATGGTGCAAGCGGCGGAGCAGGGCGTCGGTCTGCTGCACGTGATCGACGATTACATACGCGAGCAACTCGAAGACGGCCGGCTCGTGCGCGTGCTGGGTGGGTGGTGTCCGAGCTTTCCGGGGTTCTATCTGTACACGGCGAGCCGCGCGCAGATGCCGCTCAAGCTGCGCGCGCTAATCGATTTCCTGAAGGAAAAACGCGGCGCCGGCTGA
- a CDS encoding acyl carrier protein, which produces MSEADILERIRAIFKENFAIEPERVTPEANLFEDLDLDSIDAVDLAIKLQEMTGRRIKPEEFKSVRTVGDVIGAVESLLAAQG; this is translated from the coding sequence GTGTCCGAGGCAGATATTCTTGAGCGCATCCGCGCCATCTTCAAAGAGAACTTCGCGATCGAGCCGGAACGCGTGACGCCCGAGGCGAACCTGTTCGAAGACCTCGATCTCGACAGCATCGATGCAGTCGATCTCGCGATCAAATTGCAGGAAATGACCGGCCGCCGCATCAAGCCGGAAGAGTTCAAGTCGGTGCGCACGGTCGGTGATGTGATCGGTGCGGTCGAATCGCTGCTGGCGGCGCAGGGCTGA
- a CDS encoding type II toxin-antitoxin system RelE/ParE family toxin, with protein sequence MITTFGDKATARIFQGRFVHSLPLHMQALARRKLLMIDAANSIHSLHTPPGNRLEALQGQRSGQWSIRINAQWRICFHFVDGEALNVEIVDYH encoded by the coding sequence ATGATCACGACATTCGGCGACAAAGCTACGGCGAGAATCTTTCAGGGCAGGTTCGTGCATTCACTGCCGCTTCACATGCAGGCACTCGCACGGCGCAAGCTGCTGATGATCGACGCAGCCAATTCGATCCACAGCTTGCACACGCCGCCCGGTAACAGGCTCGAAGCCTTACAGGGTCAGCGCAGCGGGCAATGGAGCATTCGCATCAACGCACAGTGGCGCATCTGTTTTCATTTTGTCGACGGCGAGGCGCTGAATGTCGAGATTGTCGACTATCACTGA